A genomic stretch from Malus domestica chromosome 15, GDT2T_hap1 includes:
- the LOC103416282 gene encoding probable serine/threonine-protein kinase At1g09600 isoform X2, with translation MAVVANFGCRRCHQRIGQGTYSSVYKARDLETGKIVALKKVRFVNMDPESVRFMAREILILRRLNHPNVMKLEGLVTSRMSCNLYLVFEYMEHDLAGLAATRGIKFTEPQIKCYMQQLLRGLEHCHSQGVLHRDIKGSNLLLDNNGTLKIGDFGLATFYEPDQKQPLTSRVVTLWYRAPELLLGSTEYGVSIDLWSTGCILAEMFAGKPIMPGRTEVEQMHKIFKLCGSPSEEFWKKTKLPLATSFKPQQPYKRRIADTFKDFPPSALGLIEKLLAIEPETRGSAASALTSEFFSTHPLPCDPADLPKYPPSKEFDAKLRDEEKRRKADAFKGGSRDTKGPSPEFNVQGDVSLQGQRNLKTTGHKYTPQRDSVSGFAMEPPGGARPNGYSLCSSMVHPSAVGSSLNKTAGYTSRPELKSQRSHMPQAAADLSSSSSKKDETVASKESRRCYVPKNRIHYSGPLVPPGGNLEDMLKEHERQIQHAVRKARAR, from the exons ATGGCCGTCGTGGCTAACTTCGGTTGCAGGAGATGCCATCAAAGG ATTGGACAAGGAACTTATAGCAGTGTATACAAAGCTCGCGACCTGGAAACTGGTAAAATCGTTGCATTGAAGAAAGTACGATTTGTAAATATGGACCCAGAAAGTGTTCGCTTTATGGCAAGAGAAATCTTAATTTTACGCAGACTTAATCACCCAAATGTTATGAAGCTCGAGGGTCTAGTCACTTCAAGAATGTCATGCAACTTATACCTTGTCTTTGAGTATATGGAACATGACCTTGCTGGTCTAGCAGCAACACGTGGCATCAAGTTTACTGAACCACAG ATAAAATGTTATATGCAACAATTGCTTCGTGGACTAGAACACTGTCATAGTCAAGGTGTCCTGCACCGAGATATCAAGGGTTCAAATCTTTTGCTTGACAACAACGGAACTCTCAAGATAGGCGACTTTGGTCTGGCGACCTTTTATGAGCCTGATCAAAAGCAGCCATTAACAAGTCGTGTTGTGACACTGTGGTATAGGGCACCTGAACTTTTGCTTGGTTCTACTGAGTATGGAGTTTCTATAGATCTATGGAGCACTGGCTGTATCCTAGCGGAAATGTTTGCTGGAAAGCCTATCATGCCTGGCAGAACAGAG GTGGAACAAATGCATAAAATTTTTAAGCTTTGTGGTTCACCATCCGAGGAATTCTGGAAGAAAACAAAGTTACCCCTCGCAACTAGTTTCAAACCTCAACAACCTTACAAGCGTCGTATTGCAGATACTTTCAAGGACTTCCCTCCTTCAGCTTTGGGGCTTATTGAAAAACTCCTTGCAATAGAACCAGAGACTCGGGGATCGGCTGCTTCAGCGCTTACTAGTGAG TTCTTCAGTACACATCCTCTACCTTGTGATCCAGCAGATCTACCAAAATATCCTCCAAGCAAAGAGTTTGATGCAAAGCTTCGGGATGAGGAAAAACG GCGAAAAGCCGATGCGTTTAAAGGGGGTTCAAGAGATACCAAGGGGCCATCACCAGAATTTAATGTTCAGGGAGATGTATCTTTGCAG GGACAGAGAAACCTGAAAACGACAGGTCACAAGTACACGCCCCAGCGAGATAGTGTCTCTGGCTTTGCAATGGAACCACCTGGAGGAGCGAGACCAAATGGGTACTCTCTTTGTAGTTCAATGGTACACCCTAGTGCAGTTGGATCATCATTGAATAAGACAGCAGGTTATACAAGTAGGCCAGAGTTAAAGTCGCAGAGATCTCACATGCCTCAAGCTGCAGCAGACTTATCAAGTTCTTCCAGTAAGAAAGATGAAACAGTGGCTAGCAAAGAATCCAGAAGG TGCTATGTACCTAAGAACAGAATCCATTACTCTGGACCATTGGTGCCTCCGGGGGGAAATCTTGAGGACATGCTCAAAGAGCACGAAAGACAAATCCAGCATGCTGTACGTAAAGCACGAGCACGTTGA
- the LOC103416282 gene encoding probable serine/threonine-protein kinase At1g09600 isoform X1, whose translation MGCLCSKATSQEEMAKESDTVERPLKDYSVQLIAPTPSLRDDIVAEVGGGGGGADGSVRRLSRTASKANVGNNAGKDDHNKTKVISRLGILNHQRGATLDLGASERETVMSRIVSMPHGAKGEQTAAGWPSWLTSVAGDAIKGWVPRRADSFEKLDKIGQGTYSSVYKARDLETGKIVALKKVRFVNMDPESVRFMAREILILRRLNHPNVMKLEGLVTSRMSCNLYLVFEYMEHDLAGLAATRGIKFTEPQIKCYMQQLLRGLEHCHSQGVLHRDIKGSNLLLDNNGTLKIGDFGLATFYEPDQKQPLTSRVVTLWYRAPELLLGSTEYGVSIDLWSTGCILAEMFAGKPIMPGRTEVEQMHKIFKLCGSPSEEFWKKTKLPLATSFKPQQPYKRRIADTFKDFPPSALGLIEKLLAIEPETRGSAASALTSEFFSTHPLPCDPADLPKYPPSKEFDAKLRDEEKRRKADAFKGGSRDTKGPSPEFNVQGDVSLQGQRNLKTTGHKYTPQRDSVSGFAMEPPGGARPNGYSLCSSMVHPSAVGSSLNKTAGYTSRPELKSQRSHMPQAAADLSSSSSKKDETVASKESRRCYVPKNRIHYSGPLVPPGGNLEDMLKEHERQIQHAVRKARAR comes from the exons ATGGGCTGCCTTTGCTCAAAAGCTACATCGCAAGAGGAAATGGCGAAGGAATCCGATACAGTAGAACGCCCATTGAAGGATTATTCGGTTCAGTTGATTGCTCCTACTCCCTCATTGAGAGATGACATTGTAGCAGAAGTaggtggtggcggtggtggggCCGACGGGTCAGTGCGCAGGTTATCAAGAACAGCCTCAAAAGCAAATGTGGGGAACAATGCTGGTAAAGATGATCATAATAAAACCAAAGTCATCTCAAGGCTAGGGATTTTGAATCATCAAAGAGGGGCAACCCTGGATTTAGGAGCAAGTGAAAGGGAAACTGTGATGTCTAGGATAGTAAGCATGCCACATGGGGCAAAAGGAGAACAAACTGCTGCTGGATGGCCGTCGTGGCTAACTTCGGTTGCAGGAGATGCCATCAAAGGGTGGGTGCCTCGACGGGCAGACTCCTTTGAAAAGTTAGACAAA ATTGGACAAGGAACTTATAGCAGTGTATACAAAGCTCGCGACCTGGAAACTGGTAAAATCGTTGCATTGAAGAAAGTACGATTTGTAAATATGGACCCAGAAAGTGTTCGCTTTATGGCAAGAGAAATCTTAATTTTACGCAGACTTAATCACCCAAATGTTATGAAGCTCGAGGGTCTAGTCACTTCAAGAATGTCATGCAACTTATACCTTGTCTTTGAGTATATGGAACATGACCTTGCTGGTCTAGCAGCAACACGTGGCATCAAGTTTACTGAACCACAG ATAAAATGTTATATGCAACAATTGCTTCGTGGACTAGAACACTGTCATAGTCAAGGTGTCCTGCACCGAGATATCAAGGGTTCAAATCTTTTGCTTGACAACAACGGAACTCTCAAGATAGGCGACTTTGGTCTGGCGACCTTTTATGAGCCTGATCAAAAGCAGCCATTAACAAGTCGTGTTGTGACACTGTGGTATAGGGCACCTGAACTTTTGCTTGGTTCTACTGAGTATGGAGTTTCTATAGATCTATGGAGCACTGGCTGTATCCTAGCGGAAATGTTTGCTGGAAAGCCTATCATGCCTGGCAGAACAGAG GTGGAACAAATGCATAAAATTTTTAAGCTTTGTGGTTCACCATCCGAGGAATTCTGGAAGAAAACAAAGTTACCCCTCGCAACTAGTTTCAAACCTCAACAACCTTACAAGCGTCGTATTGCAGATACTTTCAAGGACTTCCCTCCTTCAGCTTTGGGGCTTATTGAAAAACTCCTTGCAATAGAACCAGAGACTCGGGGATCGGCTGCTTCAGCGCTTACTAGTGAG TTCTTCAGTACACATCCTCTACCTTGTGATCCAGCAGATCTACCAAAATATCCTCCAAGCAAAGAGTTTGATGCAAAGCTTCGGGATGAGGAAAAACG GCGAAAAGCCGATGCGTTTAAAGGGGGTTCAAGAGATACCAAGGGGCCATCACCAGAATTTAATGTTCAGGGAGATGTATCTTTGCAG GGACAGAGAAACCTGAAAACGACAGGTCACAAGTACACGCCCCAGCGAGATAGTGTCTCTGGCTTTGCAATGGAACCACCTGGAGGAGCGAGACCAAATGGGTACTCTCTTTGTAGTTCAATGGTACACCCTAGTGCAGTTGGATCATCATTGAATAAGACAGCAGGTTATACAAGTAGGCCAGAGTTAAAGTCGCAGAGATCTCACATGCCTCAAGCTGCAGCAGACTTATCAAGTTCTTCCAGTAAGAAAGATGAAACAGTGGCTAGCAAAGAATCCAGAAGG TGCTATGTACCTAAGAACAGAATCCATTACTCTGGACCATTGGTGCCTCCGGGGGGAAATCTTGAGGACATGCTCAAAGAGCACGAAAGACAAATCCAGCATGCTGTACGTAAAGCACGAGCACGTTGA
- the LOC103416289 gene encoding uncharacterized protein, translated as MDLWSVQANNIGRSPFLLRNSFSEKPISWSFVNVRPSWVGVEDGKDFEIGVLNWKRRISSKGFRSSVVRAMGKKNNNGNSSNSSSSSGNGDRSIPEGDSEQENYSSENFSDASSSDWREVRARLYTIEQEENAESDAQNQGGAPHQSKPLGLKWAHPISVPETGCVLVATEKLDGVRTFERTVVLLLRSGTRHPEEGPFGVVINRPLHKKIKHMKPTNPDLATTFSDCSLHFGGPLEASMFLLKSGGKSKLPGFEEVIPGLCFGARNSLDEAAGLVKKGVLKPQDFRFFVGYAGWQLDQLAEEIESDYWYVAACSANLIFGASSESSQESLWEEILQEMGGQYSEVSRKPKQDM; from the exons ATGGATCTGTGGTCCGTGCAGGCGAACAACATCGGCAGAAGCCCTTTTCTGCTCAGAAACTCGTTTTCTGAGAAACCCATTTCGTGGAGTTTTGTAAATGTGCGACCTTCCTGGGTTGGCGTTGAAGATGGGAAGGATTTCGAGATTGGGGTCTTGAATTGGAAGCGCAGGATTTCGTCTAAAGGGTTTCGTTCTTCGGTTGTCAGAGCCATGGGGAAGAAGAACAATAATGGAAATTCGTCGAACTCTTCGTCTTCGTCAG GAAATGGTGACCGCTCTATTCCAGAAGGTGATAGTGAACAAGAAAACTATTCTTCTGAAAACTTCAGTGACGCTTCATCCTCTGACTGGAGAGAGGTCAGAGCAAGGCTGTATACTATAGAGCAG GAAGAAAATGCTGAGTCTGATGCTCAGAACCAAGGTGGGGCACCCCACCAGTCGAAACCTCTTGGCCTGAAGTGGGCTCATCCTATTTCCGTACCAGAGACAGGCTGTGTCCTTGTTGCCACAGAAAAGCTTGACGGGGTTCGTACCTTTGAAAGAACTGTTGTTCTCCTCCTCAGATCAGGAACCAGACACCCAGAAGAGGGACCATTTGGAGTTGTTATCAACAGGCCACTCCATAAAAAGATTAAACACATGAAGCCCACGAATCCTGATCTTGCAACCACATTTTCTGATTGTTCGTTGCATTTTGGTGGGCCTCTTGAGGCAAGCATGTTTTTGTTAAAAAGCGGGGGCAAGTCAAAGCTCCCTGGGTTTGAAGAGGTGATCCCTGGCCTTTGTTTTGGTGCTCGTAACAGCCTGGATGAAGCTGCAGGGTTAGTAAAGAAGGGTGTTCTTAAGCCTCAAGATTTCAGATTCTTTGTTGGCTATGCTGGGTGGCAGCTGGATCAGTTGGCAGAGGAGATTGAATCGGATTATTGGTACGTGGCTGCCTGCAGCGCAAATTTGATTTTTGGGGCTTCATCGGAGTCCTCACAAGAAAGTTTGTGGGAAGAAATTTTGCAGGAAATGGGTGGCCAGTATTCTGAAGTGAGTCGAAAGCCGAAGCAGGATATGTAG